From Ptychodera flava strain L36383 chromosome 2, AS_Pfla_20210202, whole genome shotgun sequence, the proteins below share one genomic window:
- the LOC139124321 gene encoding sortilin-related receptor-like, whose protein sequence is MSLVTFVCLAALYCVVPIDAFLRHPYLGGEEPRYCNELLTMTKSTHDSARSPYSKLNIECEQDGRFKPLQCDNEGNCGCVNAFGNLLARTLTSANRGPPVCKDLKPGQCPVNTVVDSCDMTCTTDSDCRMHFKCCDTDCGRVCIEPTHECISNEYTCIDRLTCVPEDYICDGVPDCLDGDDEAICPHPRFQCPFDRKIPMEKRCDSFLDCPDGSDETGCIVDYFTVSPLSETRNISNWRLSDVIGGGARQHITFQASPSKQLVRQVP, encoded by the exons ATGTCACTGGTAACCTTCGTCTGTTTGGCCGCTCTGTATTGTGTAGTCCCAATTGATGCTTTTCTCA GGCATCCTTACTTGGGAGGCGAGGAACCACGTTATTGCAATGAGTTGCTTACAATGACAAAATCTACACATGACTCGGCACGGAGCCCTTATTCCAAGTTAAATATCGAGTGTGAACAAGATGGCCGTTTCAAGCCTTTACAGTGCGACAACGAGGGGAATTGTGGTTGCGTGAATGCCTTCGGGAACTTACTTGCTCGCACTCTAACCTCGGCAAACAGAGGTCCACCCGTTTGTAAAG ATTTGAAGCCAGGGCAGTGTCCGGTGAACACAGTGGTGGACTCGTGTGACATGACTTGTACGACAGACTCCGACTGCCGAATGCACTTTAAGTGCTGCGATACAGACTGTGGCAGAGTTTGCATCGAACCAACACACG AATGCATCTCAAATGAGTACACTTGCATAGACAGACTGACATGTGTCCCTGAAGATTACATCTGTGATGGTGTACCAGACTGCTTGGATGGCGATGATGAAGCAATTTGCC CTCATCCACGTTTCCAGTGTCCATTCGACAGAAAAATACCAATGGAAAAACGCTGCGATAGTTTCCTAGATTGCCCAGACGGCAGCGATGAAACCGGATGTATCGTCG ACTATTTTACCGTGAGTCCACTGTCTGAGACGCGGAACATATCCAACTGGAGGTTGTCCGACGTCATCGGTGGTGGCGCCCGTCAACATATCACATTTCAAGCTTCTCCTTCAAAACAGTTGGTCCGACAGGTTCCTTAG
- the LOC139114086 gene encoding T-complex protein 1 subunit beta-like: protein MLGPVKLFRDAAEEEKAETARLSSFVGAIAIGELIKSTLGPKGMDKILQSTNMTDTVQVTNDGATILKSVGVDNPAAKVLVEISKVQDDEVGDGTTSVVVLACELLKEAEQLVSQKLHPQTIIAGWRKAVDEARGVLESSTVDHGNDPVKFREDLMNIARTTLSSKLLTQHKDHFANLAVEAVLRLKGSGNLSAIQIIKKSGSSMLESCLDEGFLLDKKIGVNQPKRIENAKILIANTAMDADKIKIFGSRVRVDSAAKIAELELAEKNKMKQKVEKILNHSINVFINRQLIYNYPEQLFADAGVMAIEHADFEGVERLALVTGGEIASTFDHPEQVKLGHCDVIEEVMIGEDKMIKFSGVALGEACTIVLRGATQQILDEAERSLHDALCVLTQTVKETRTVFGGGCSEMLMANAVSQLAASTPGKEAVAIESFAKALRQIPTIIADNAGFDSAELVAQLRAAHTAGKHTTGLDMRDGTIGDVQQLGITESFKVKRQVLMSAAEAAEMILRVDNIIKSAPRQRQHDPGH, encoded by the exons ATG CTTGGGCCAGTAAAACTTTTCAGAGATGCTGCAGAGGAAGAGAAGGCAGAAACTGCCAGACTTTCATCATTTGTTGGAGCCATAGCCATCGGAGAACTCATCAAAAGTACGCTAGGACCCAAAGGAATG gACAAAATTCTTCAGTCGACCAACATGACAGATACGGTGCAAGTAACGAATGATGGAGCAACGATACTGAAGTCTGTGGGTGTTGATAATCCAGCTGCCAAAGTGTTGGTTGAAATCAGCAAAGTTCAAGATGATGAAGTTGGGGATGGCACCACCTCTGTAGTTGTTCTTGCCTGTGAACTTTTAAAG GAAGCAGAGCAGCTTGTTTCTCAGAAGTTACATCCACAAACAATCATTGCTGGATGGAGAAAGGCGGTCGATGAAGCAAGAGGGGTTCTGGAGTCTTCCACTGTGGATCATGG AAATGATCCTGTCAAATTTCGTGAAGATTTGATGAACATAGCAAGGACCACATTGAGTTCCAAGTTGTTAACACAACACAAGGATCACTTTGCTAATCTGGCTGTGGAAGCCGTGCTGAGACTTAAG GGAAGTGGTAACTTAAGCGCTATTCAGATCATTAAGAAGTCAGGAAGTAGTATGTTGGAATCTTGTCTTGATGAAGGATTCTTACTGGATAAGAAAATTGGTGTCAACCAGCccaaaagaattgaaaatgccaaaaTCTTGATTGCTAACACAGCTATGGATGCTGATAAAATCAAG ATTTTTGGTTCCAGAGTACGTGTTGATTCTGCCGCGAAGATAGCGGAATTGGAGttagctgaaaaaaataaaatgaagcaaaAAGTAGAGAAGATACTTAATCATTCAATTAATGTATTCATTAACAG ACAACTTATCTATAACTATCCCGAGCAACTATTTGCCGATGCGGGTGTCATGGCGATAGAGCATGCTGATTTTGAAGGAGTTGAACGTTTAGCTCTCGTAACTGGTGGAGAAATAGCATCAACCTTTGACCATCCAGAGCAAGTTAAACTTGGTCACTGTGATGTTATAGAAGAAGTTATGATTG GTGAAGACAAAATGATCAAGTTTTCAGGAGTAGCCCTTGGTGAGGCCTGTACCATTGTACTTAGAGGAGCCACACAGCAAATCTTAGATGAAGCTGAAAGATCACTTCACGATGCTTTGTGTGTATTGACACAGACTGTGAAAGAAACCAGAACTGTCTTTGGTGGAG GTTGTAGTGAAATGCTAATGGCCAATGCAGTTTCCCAATTAGCTGCCAGTACACCTGGTAAAGAAGCCGTAGCAATTGAATCCTTTGCTAAAGCACTCAGACAG ATCCCAACAATAATTGCTGACAATGCAGGTTTTGATAGTGCTGAATTAGTAGCTCAGCTTAGAGCAGCACACACTGCTGGTAAACATACTACTGGACTCG ACATGAGAGATGGTACCATTGGTGATGTACAGCAACTAGGCATTACAGAATCTTTCAAGGTGAAAAGACAAGTGTTGATGAGTGCCGCGGAGGCTGCTGAAATGATTCTAAGAGTTGATAACATCATCAAGTCAGCACCAAG GCAACGTCAACATGATCCAGGCCATTAA